In Trichocoleus sp., the DNA window TAGATCGAAAACATAGCAGCTTACCAATTGTCCTGTACGATCGGGTCGTTTTTAACCTGCAACCAAATTACAGTCGCGACAAGTTCCGCAAACCAGACCAGCCAATCACGATAAAGCCGATCGCCAGAAGCAGACTGCTAATGCCTACACGTAAACCAGACTTCAGTGCCTCGTTTTTGATGTTGCTTTGCTGCTGCTCTTTTTGCGTTCCTAGCTGAGTTTGCAGCCGATTTCGTAGTTCATCCTCGCGCTGTTTAATGAACGTATCGAGCGACTTTGGATCAGCCTTAAATTTACGCACTAGATCAGACTGTTCTTGCGTCAAGCGTCCTGCCTGCACCAACTGGCTCAACTGCTCGTCGGTTGCACCCAACAACTGAGTAATCTGCTGCCTTTGGGACTGCACCTCTGCCTGTAACCGCGTATCGAGTTGGGTCTGTGCTTGGGTTGCTTGTTCGTCCAGTTTGCCAATTACTTCTGTATTGCCCAAGCGAACATTGTTTAGGTGTAGCGGGAACACAAGCAAAAACATTAGTCCGAGAATGCTGGACAGCACACATGCCCAAAAGCGTGGATCTTGCCAGGGGCGCTTTCGGTCTGTCGCCACGCCTGACAAACTATCCACCCAGTATGCGGTCAGAAATAAAGCAATTCCAACCAAAGGCACAATGCCCCGATCGACCATTTGCGTTGCAAAATTAATTTGCCATTGCCGATCCATCACTTGATAAGGCACAGGCAAAATAAAGATATCCAGCAGTGCAGCCAGCGTAATCACCACCCCAGCCGTTTTTAGGGCACGCGAAGCCATTGTAGAAAGGGGGCGGCTCGAAGATTTTTTCAGGTTCATGACAGGAAATAATAGATTGCAAATTCGGCGGACTCCATTCTGGGCTGGGAGGGATAGGCGGGCAATCGCCCAAGGGTGAGTGAATGAGCAACAGCAATACAGGTGAACCAGATTGGAATCCTCGTAGAGCGATCGGTAACGCGATCGAGCTAACGGACAATCATAGAGGATATCAAGCGTAGAGTTCCCCCTGCGTCGAGAAAATACAACATTAGGGCAAAATTTCTAATGCCTATGAATCGTTGTAAGCGCAGGTTATGCAGCAGGCGTATTGTATCCACCTCGCATGGGAATCCTGTCGATAGCACTTTAAAATCCTTTGCTATGACTGAAAAACAGGAAAAATCTGCTCAAACAAAATCAGCAGCCAGCAAAGTTTTGATCAAGGTTGGTAGTACGGCATGGATACTGCTGGCAGGGTTGGCTTTGATTCTCTTGGTGCTGAACCTATTTGGAATTGTTAATATTTGGCAGTTCCCGCTGAAACATGTAGGCATTTTGCTTGCCTGCGGCGGACTTGCTTGCTTTATGGTGTCGTGGATACTAGAAGTATGGCGAACGTAAATCTTTAGAACAAAAATGCTAACGAGTGTTGAAGGAATTTATCGAAATGGTCGGGTGGAACTTATCGAGCAACCTACCGATGTTTATGAAGGAGCACGCGTTATTGTGACTTTTGTGAGATCAGATGAGATTGATCTCGCTTCTCAAGGAATTGATAGAGAGCAGGCTGAGATTCTGCGGGAAAGCCTGGCAACATTTGCAGAGGATTGGGATAGTTCGGAAATGAGCATCTACAACAACTATGACGCAGCCAAAGCTAACCGTTAAGCGAAATGATGTTGTTTTGGTACTCTTTCCAAACTCTAACTTGACCACTGCCAAAACACGACCTGCTTTGATTGTTCAGGCAGATGATTTGCAGACAGGCTTGCCGCAAGTCATTGTTACGATGATCACCAGTCAAATGGGACGGGCAGGGCATCCGAGTCGGGTTACTGTGCTTTTAAGTTCTACAAAAGGGCAACAATCAGGGCTACTGACAGATTCGGTAGTCATGACGGACAATTTGGCAACAATTACACTCTCTGCCATTCAACGTGTAATTAGCTCACTACCAGCGGCAGATGTTGATGAAGCATTGAGACAGACTCTTGGATTGTAGGAGGAGCAATGCGGCATAACCAGTCAAACGCAGCGGACGTTAATAAGATCTGGTAATGAGTTTAAGGTTGACTGCCGCCGCTGATTTTGGTCGTTTTGCGATCACTTTGTAGATAAAACTTATCCTGGCTAAACCTACCTCAAGGCTGAGCGATCTTTTGTCTAAAGACTTTTTAAGCAACAGGCTGAGTCACTTTAGAAGCTCGCAGTTGTCCGCAAGCGGCATCGGCTTCCAGCCCTCTAGAATAGCGAACGCTCACAGCAATATGATTGGCTTTTAATGCTTTAACAAACGCCTGGATACGCCGCTCATCAGGACGCTGGTAATCGACTTCAGAAATGGGATTGTAGGGAATTAGGTTAACGTGACTTTGAAAGCCGCGCAGGTGATGTGCCAGCTCGATCGCATGTTCGGGGCAATCATTTAAGCCAGCCAGCAAAATATATTCAAACGTGACGCGCCGCCCAGTGATTTGCACATAGTCCCGGCATTCATCAAGTAGAGCTTCAAGAGGATATTGTCTGGCGCTGGGAATTAGCTTTTCGCGGGTCGCCTGATTGGAGGCATGAAGACTCACTGCCATCGTCACCTGAAGCTGATGCTCGGCAAAGCGACGAATCCGCCCCGGAATGCCCACCGTTGAGATTGTGATGCCGCGTTGCCCAATTCCTACATCTTGATTGAGCGATCGAACTGCCTGCAACACATTCTCGCTATTGAGCAGCGGTTCACCCATGCCCATAAATACAATATTGCTGACGCGATGCTGGAAATCTTCCTGAACAGTCAAAACTTGATCAACAATCTCATGCGATTCCAGGTTGCGCAAAAAGCCGCCTTTCCCGGTTGCACAAAAATCACAAGCCATCGGACAACCGACCTGAGACGAGACGCAAACCGTTAACCGATCGATCGCCTGAGCATCCGTTAGCTTGAAAGTGGGAATGCCAACCGCTTCAATGATATGTCCGTCTGATAGCTTCAGCAAAAATTTCACAGTTCTATCAGGTGCAACCGATCGGAAGTGAATCGTGGAACGACCAATCGGCACATCTGCTACTGTTGAGCGCCACTGCTTCGGGAAGACTGAGATCTCCGCGATCGACCTCGCCCCTTGCTGATAAATCCATTGATAAAGCTGTTTGCCCCGATAGGCAGGTTGCCCTTGCTGCTGCATCCAGGCTGTCATTTCCGGAAGCGACAGACCCAATAGCGGGCGGGTTACCCCATCAGAAGTGCGATCGGCTTGTAGAGATTCGAGAGGAGCAGCAGACATAGCAATAGACAGGCTGAGGGAAGGCAATTTCTATCTTAGTCTGGTCTGCCTTGTCCTTGCATTGTTGCCATTGAACGTTGCCATAAGTCCAAAAAGCAAAAGCTACTGGCAAGAGGTTCAACCGTCAAGCAGCCTAGCTCGAGCCTATTTTTCATTTAGCGTCTAACTTGACATTAACGCTTTGCTGATCCTGGGTATTCTAAATGCTGATAGCTGCTGAGAGAACAACCCATGAAACTTCAAAGAGAAGCCGGACGATCGCTCCAACAAAACCCAACCAGACGACGGTTCTTGCAATTCTCAGCTGCAACCCTCTCAACGATCGCCCTTTCTAACTGTGCCCGCAGCAGTTTAGAGCGGTCATCTTCTCAGCAGCAAAGCCCTAAAGCAGGGGACAGTAAAACACTCAGCCTCTACACTTGGGCAGACTACAGCAATAACGATCTCTATCAGCGCTTTGAGTCGAAGACAGGAATCAAGGTCATTGCGGATGTCTATGAGTCCAATGAAGTCATGCTTGCGAAGATGCAGGCAGGTGGCGGCAAACAATATAGCATCGTTTATCCATCTGACTATATGGTGCGGCAGATGACCGGTCTAAATTTGCTCACCCCAATTGACCACAGCCGCTTACAGGGACTCGATCGGCTGATGAAACGCTGGCAGAATCCCGTATACGATCCAGGTAACGCCCACAGTGTCCCTTATGGCTGGGGCACAACCGGAATTTTGTACAACAGCAAAGTCATCTCATCCGAGCCAAAAGACTTAAATTTCTTCTGGGAAAATCAGCAGGCATTGGCAGGCAAGATAACGCTTTTAGATGATGTGCGGGAGACAATGGGAGCTGCCCTAAAATCATTAAATTATTCCTACAACAGCACCAATCCCACAGAGATTGAAGCAGCCTACAAAAAACTTTTAGCGCTTAAGCCTACCCTAGCTGCTTTCAAAAGTTATGGCTGGGAAGATCAGCTCATTGCCGGCGACCTGGCAGCTTGTATGAGCTATTCCACCTTAGGGAATTTGCTGCCCAAAGAAAACCCGCAACTCACCTTTGTCATTCCCCAAAGCGGGACTTCAGTCTGGACAGATACGCTAGCCATTCCAAATTCTGCCCCTAACCTGGAAGCAGCTTACGCTTGGATCAACTTTCTATTGGAGCCGGAAAGTGGCGTGTTTGGGATGGAGCAGATGAACGTTACTACGCCCAATCAAGCCACCTTTGATGCGCTCCCTGCTGCTATCAAAAGCAATCCAAAAGTCTTCCCAACCGACACAATATTGGCTAAATCAGAAGCGGTTACGCTTGTGGGTGATACGATCGAACTCTATGACAAATATTGGAATCAGTTAAAGAGCGCTTAATCTGCCAATTCGCTTAAGTTGTCACTCACTCAATTGGTAGCCGAAAGGAGGAGAACCTGTTACCGGAACTCCTCCTTTATTTTGTATCAATCTCTACCGTTCGGTTGTTATAAGGTCTTAATCAATCGTGATTTATTGAATCTATAGCACAGCGATAATCACGACTTTGAGGTTTGTATGGTAGCCACCGGAAGCAATAACGAGATTAATTCATCTGAGTTTAAAGAACCTGCTGTCGAAATTACGCCCGACAAACCGCTTCGCCAACTCGTCATTATTGGAGGGGCAGAAGATAAAGAGGGCGACTGCAAAATTCTGAGAGAGTTTGTCCGGATGGCAGGAGGATTGCAAGCCCGGGTTGTTGTCATGACCGTCGCCACAGGGCTACCGGGAGAAGTCGGAGAAAACTACACTCGCATTTTTGAGCGACTCGGTGTCGAAAGCGTTCGAGTTGTGGATACGGCACGTCCAGAAGATGCTAGAGATCCAAAGGCGATCGAAGAAATCAATCAAGCAACTGGAATCTTCTTTACAGGTGGCAACCAGGCAAGAATTACAGAACTCTTGAAAGATAGTGAACTGGACGCTGCACTCCATAACCGCTACGGACAGGGGATTGTCATTGCTGGAACCAGTGCCGGAGCCGCGATGATGCCAGATGTGATGATTGTAGAAGGCGAGTCAGAAACAAATCCACGGATGGAAGTAGTCAGCATGGATCGTGGCATGGGCTTCTTGCCTGGGGTTGTCATTGATCAACACTTTGCGCAACGAGGACGGCTTGGACGACTCCTCTCTGCTGTATCGCAACAGCCCGTCGTGCTGGGGTTTGGCATTGACGAAAATACGGCGATCGTTGTGAGTGGCAACCACATTCAGGTAATTGGCGAAGGAGCCGTTACTGTAGTCGATACAGAGAATATTAGCCACACCAATGTAGACAGCTTGCTTAAGGACGAACCTCTAGCACTCTGTGGAGCGAAGCTGCATATCCTCCCACATGGCTATGGCTTCGATCTAGAAGAGCGTGCTCCTATCTGTAACCCACGATAGGCATTGAGAACTGGGTTGCAAAATTCAAGGAACCCTTCACTTAAAAGTGGGACGTACTCTTGTGCGTCCTTTTTCGCTGAGTAAGACCTTTTTCATCCAGTCAGTACAAGCGATTTGAATGTGCTTGATTTAACAATATCAGTTTACTGAATTCACAGATCAGCAGAAGATTGCTATTAATTGAGATGAATTAGTTCAAGCTTTTATCGCATGACTTCGAGTAGTTATTTTTTAAAGTTAGACTCAGAAAAAGTATTGAATGGAATTCACCTAAGGATGAAATTCATTAGAAGTTAGTACATTAAAAAAAATAAAGAATGAAATAACAAAATTAATTATTTCTCATTAGAAACAACAAATTAAATTAGAGAGCTATTTCATTCGAGGTGAACTTGTACTTCAAGGTTTAAAGCTGGCGATGCGTAGCGAGAAGCTTGAATCAGGGCAGTTTGAAGCTATAACCTCGCTAGGCGATCGAACAGAAATCTTAGTAGCAGCGAGTTGGATCGCAAGGAGGATTCTTCGTTTGCAAATCAGAGATTTGATGAGAAGTAAACTGAATACTTTCAGCGCCAAGATTGAAGTGAAGCAGGCTATGATGATCTGTGTTGATGTTAGAAACTGCGGATGCTAACAGAACAAAAGCGCTCAGTATAAGATTCATAATTCGTCTAGTAAATGCAACCCGAACAAACTGATGATGCCCTCTGAGCGCTTGGTTTCATATCCGGGCATCTGCCTAATCTGTTCTAAAAAGCACCTTGAAATCCCAGTGTTACTACGGGAACTACCCAACTGAGAGTGCTGCTTTCGGCATCAGACGCTGCAAAATTTGCTTGAGCACCATTGCTGTCCAATCAATATCTGCTTCAGTTGTATCGCGCCCGAGCGTGAGCCGAATCCCTGATTTTGCGGCTCGATCGCTTAATCCTGTCGCCAGGAGAACCGGGCTTGGAACCAATTTGCCGCTGTTGCAAGCTGAACCAGAACTGATCGCAATGCCTGCTAAGTTCATTTGCCGTACAATTGCCTTGCCGCTTAACGTTTCGCCATCTGTTGCAGGTAGATAGAAGCTGACATGGTGCGGCAGTCGATGCAGTCGATCCCCAGTTGGAACCAAATCTGAAACAGCCGCCAGGTGATCAAACAATCGATCGCGCAGTTGAATTAGCCGAGCGGCTTCGGTTCCCATCTCCTGGGCTGCGAGTTCTGCCGCAATGCCAAAGCCAGCAATCAGGGGGACTGCTTGGGTTCCCGATCGGAGACGAAACTCTTGCCCGCCTCCTGCTAGCAGCGGCACCAGTTCTACGCCCGGACGCACATAAAGCGCCCCTGCCCCCTGCGGGCCATAGAGCTTGTGGCTGGAAACTGAGAGAAGATCAACAGGAAGCTGCTTGACATTGATGGGTAACCGTCCTGCAACCTGAACAGCATCCGTATGAAACAATGCTCCATGGGCTCGTACCAGTTGCCCCAAAGCTTCGATCGGCTGAAGCGTCCCAACTTCACTTTGTCCGTAGATGATTGAAACAAGGACCGTATTGGGTTGAAGCGCCGCCTGTAAATCATCGGGGTTCACCCGTCCTTGAGCATTGACAGGGAGCCGAGTCACCTGCCATCCTTGACTCTCCAGCCAGCGCACTGGTTCTGAAACAGCAGAATGTTCAATGCTGGAAATGATGATATGTTGGGGCAACCGATAGCGACGCGCAACGCCCATCAACGCTAAATTGTCGGACTCGGTACCGCCTGACGTGAAAACGATCGATTCCGGGAGAGCACCCAGCAATTCAGCAACTTGCATTCTGGCTTGTTCCATCACCACAGCGGCTCGCTGTCCCCAATGATGCAGGCTCGATGGATTTCCCCACTGCTCAGTCAGAATTTGCTGCATGAGGCCAATCGCTTCGGGACGCGTTGGGGTTGTGGCGCTGTAGTCCAGATAAATTTGCATGGGTCGCTCTCGATAATATTCAATCGCAAGCCGCAATTGAGGAAGTCAGGACAGGGAACTCAGAAAAACCGCTTTTTTGCTTACTCGGTGGTAGATGAGCCAAGGATGAAGACAGCCGATCGCCTACTTTGAGCAGAGACCAACGAGTTTTGCTTAGAGGGAAGTATTTTGCATGGGTCGCGATGGAGACAAAAACAAAGCCTGGTTTTGAGGAGGCGGCGGAGCAGAGAGGAGGTCTTTTGGCGGCTGGTCTTCTGCCTCTGATTCTGAACTATATTGCCCGGTGACCTCAGTTGATACGAGAGGAACGTCCGGACGCTGGTTCAATGATCGGGCAGCAAGCGGGTTATCGCTCAACTCTTGCAAAGCAGCTTCTCCCATACGGATTTGAATATTTGGACCCGATCGTGCTAATCGAATCACTGCTCCATCTGTAAGGGGGACTTGAGTTACCCGTTTGCCATCTAAGTAAGTGCCATTTGTGCCTAGATTAATCATCTCCCAGGTCGAACCACTGCGACGTAGCTCAACATGATGGCGTGACACAACTGCACTGTACAGGATGACCTGATTATCGTTCGATCGGCCGATGCGAATGACTGACTCATTCGGAAACGTCCAAACCTGAACTGGGATTTGCTTGACCGGATGGAGCAGGGACAGTGTAATCACACGACTAGCAAAGAAACAAAATCAAATGGATACCGAAAAAGCTGAAATTACAGTCTTTAACCAAATGTCTATGTTATTTCATCCTAGATCTGGTTGAACCGCTCGCTGCTGACAAATTCATTAAAAGCCTCTTTGGGGCTAGTCCCAGCCTAGAGAATCGGTAAAAACTAAGTCATTTGGAACAAAAAGGTAACTTTATCTCCTTTGCCTAGTGCAATCCGATCGCCCGATCGCAGCCGATGGCGATTTCCCGGTGGTAGAGGCGTGTTGTTGACATAAGTGCCATTAGAACTGCCTACGTCTTCAATGTAGTAGATATCTCCCTCAACGCGAATATCAGCATGAATCCGGGAAACAATTTCTGAGTTGGGAAATCCAGAAACATCAATATCTGGCGGAATCCGATCGTTAGGCTTCCCTAGATGAATGACTGAAAGGTTTGCCGGAAGCTCAAGCAAGCGATCTGTCTGGACGTGAAGCAAGCGAGCAGCATGCGTTTGAAGCTGCGTTCTGGAGTTGAGGCTTGGAGAACTGGCGATCGGTTCAATGGGCTGGGATGCTACTGGGCTTGGCACCGGGACAGGTTGAGGCGGATTTTCGGCACCGCTCATGGTTGGGTTTGCAAGCAGCGGATCAGGCGGCACCAATGGCTCGATCGGCGGCAGATCAGGAATATCGAGATCGGGTGAGAGTGTTGGAAGTGGCGCTTGTTTGCTTAAAGCTGGGTCGCTTTGGACTGGATTAACTGAGACTGGTTCACCTTGCAAGTTAGAGCCACACTGACCGCAAAAACTGGCATCTGTTTGGACTGATGCGCCACAGCTAGGACAGGTTGTCATTGCCGGAAGAGGCGTATAGCACGCTTCACACTGAATTGCTGCATCCGGATTTTGGTGATTGCAGTTTGGACAAACAATCATGCCATTTCCCTCAAATCACCACAGTAACTATCAATGTCTTAGATATCAATTATCAATTTATCTCTAAATCGCAGTTCTGTTACCCCTAATACTTAACTCATACCTAATTAAGGGACAGAATCTCACAATTTGCCGCATGCGCGATCGAGCCATCAATCTGCTCAGGTTTTGCTCAACGAGGTACGACAACTCCTTCAGCCGCTGCCTGATCCAACAGCCACCAAAGGGTTCCCTTGTCCTGAGGCTGGATTAGCCGCGATGGATAAGTTGTGCTGTCTCCTTCAGGTGCAAAAACCTGTTTGAGGGCTGTTTGTTTACTCGCGCCTGCCACCACAAAGAGGATGCATCTTGCTTGATTAATGATTGGCACGGTGAATGTAATGCGAGGCTGCCCGTCCTTATTGCCTACTGTTACCAGCCGATCGCAAACTTGAAGCGCCTCAGTGTGGGGAAACAGTGACGCCGTATGTCCATCGTCGCCCATTCCAAGCAACACAACATCTAGCGTCGGAATTTCTCCGGGCTGAAGCTGAAATAAGCCCCTCAGGTCTCGCTCGTAGCGTTGAGCTGCGATCGTGGGATCTGTCTCATCGGTTGGCATGGGATGAATATGGGCATCGGGAATCGGGACGCGATCTAACCATGCCTGCTTCGCCATACCCGTGTTGCTGTCAGGATGGTCGTGCGGTACATATCGCTCATCTCCCCAGAACACCTGAATTTTATCCCAGGGCAAGTCTTGTGCCGCAATTGCTTCATAGAGAGGTTTAGGCGTGCTGCCGCCGGAAAGGGCGATCGATGCAACTCCACGTTCTGCAATCGCAACTTGAAACTGTTCCAACACAATCTGAAGCGATCGTTGAATGAGCGCATTCGTATCAGACAAAACCTCAATATGCTTATCCACAGGCAAGTCTCCTCAACACGAAATCAGCCGATCGGTTATTTACCCACAGTGTACGCATCTTAGCGGGTAGGACGAGATGTCTACGGATAGATTTTAGGTTTGCGCGATACTAGGAGCGAACTGCAATTCCGGGAGCATAGGCTTCAACCACGTTGCCAGTTGCAGAACAAGTAATTAATAAGTAGTCACAAATATCGCACTGAGTCTGGATGAGATTTTTAATATAGTGGCGTTCGCCGGGTTTACCGCAGTTAGGACAACAAATGATTTGGAATGACTGCATTGTTCTGTATCCTTAAAAGTAAATTAGTTCAAAAAGAAAATTTAAAGTTTGAGCGTTAACTAGATAGTTTTTTAACTAAGCTTTTGCCTCCTTTTCAAGATTTATTAACTGATTAACGTGAAACGAATACAACAGATTGAAGTAAAGATTAGCTCTATGGGACGAAACTAGTTAACTTACTTTTATGCCGCTTTCCATACCGCCAGCAGCTCAACGGAATCATCAAGAAACTGGAGTAAGATGGAGCAAGTCAAAAGCGGGGATCGCCCATCAGAGAAGTGATCCCCAATGTAGAATACTTTATCGAGGTAGCCATCTATCTGGAGGCAGTTCTCCTGATTACTACCACAAGCTTTGTGAAACATTGAATTATCTTCAAGAATTTTTTATATAGAACGAATGAACTTCGTGCATTTAACAAGGCAGCTTGAACAGAATCAATCTACCGTTCATTTTGAAAAAGCAAAAGTCTTTATCTAGTAAATATGAAAACCGATACCCTAAAGCTTAAGACATACTTAATTAAAGCTACTACAGCATCATTCAATTCAGCAGAAACAGCCTTGTAGTGAGTCTCGATCGGTTCAACAAAAATCGAAGCACAGCTTTCTGCCATACTGTTCTGCTGCCAAGTTTCCATTTACTGCCGCCGATTCAGATAAACCAGCAGTAAGCTAAATAAGCCAGTTCCCACAACATATTTGAGCAGATCGGGAATGGCTGGATTGGGTGAAAAGAATCCTTCGATCGTTCCTGCAATGATCAACATCGGCACAACTCCAAATAACAATTGAGCCGCCTGCTGACCATATTGCTTGAGCGCATCAACACGACGATATTGCCCCGGAAACAAAATTGCTCTGGCAATTAACAATCCGGCTGCCGCTGCCAGAAAGATAGCAGGTAACTCTAGCGCTCCATGCGGAAACACAAATGCCCAGAAGGGATAAGCAAGGCGGTATTGCCCCACCAGTGCCCCGATCGCCCCTAGAAGAATGCCATTCATCAGCAGCAGATAAACAGTTCCTAGCCCGGCAAAGATACCGCCTGCCACGGCTGCAAAAGAAACCTGGATGTTGTTGATCATGATGCTGGTGGAGGCAAAGGGTTCAACTCCGACGATCGAACCTGTCCAGAGTTCTTGTCGATCGCGTACTTGCGAAATCAAATCAGCCGGAACGACCAGTGCCAGAAATGTTAGGTCATGCCATGCCAGCCAGCCACTTACCCCTGCTGCCCCGACTAACAACGCAACTGAAAGCAAAATGTATCCCTTTGCTTGCTGCACTGCTGCCGGAAATCCCCAACGGTAGAACGCCAGAATCGATCGCCATTCCTGCCGCCGCGAGCCTTGATAAATTTGGCTATAGCTGCGCGTGGTCAGCGTTTGGAGATGTTGGACAATTTGGTTGCCCGCTTGATAGGTTCTTGCCCTTGCTAGATCTGCGGCGATCGATCGATATAAGCTTGCCAGGGTTCTAACTTCGTCTGCATTTAAGGATTTCAGCCCCCGTTTTTCCACTTGCTGCAATAGTGCCGTTAGCTGTTGCCAGCTTGCTTCTCGTCGAGCAATCCATCGCTGAATGTTCATAATCTTTGCAGTTTTTGAAGACTTGGTTCAGCCTAGTCTAGGATAGCGACAGCATTGATCGAATCCTGCCTGATCTGTTTTTGCCCATTGCCCATGAGTTTCAGTTTC includes these proteins:
- a CDS encoding cyanophycinase, which codes for MVATGSNNEINSSEFKEPAVEITPDKPLRQLVIIGGAEDKEGDCKILREFVRMAGGLQARVVVMTVATGLPGEVGENYTRIFERLGVESVRVVDTARPEDARDPKAIEEINQATGIFFTGGNQARITELLKDSELDAALHNRYGQGIVIAGTSAGAAMMPDVMIVEGESETNPRMEVVSMDRGMGFLPGVVIDQHFAQRGRLGRLLSAVSQQPVVLGFGIDENTAIVVSGNHIQVIGEGAVTVVDTENISHTNVDSLLKDEPLALCGAKLHILPHGYGFDLEERAPICNPR
- a CDS encoding FHA domain-containing protein, whose protein sequence is MIVCPNCNHQNPDAAIQCEACYTPLPAMTTCPSCGASVQTDASFCGQCGSNLQGEPVSVNPVQSDPALSKQAPLPTLSPDLDIPDLPPIEPLVPPDPLLANPTMSGAENPPQPVPVPSPVASQPIEPIASSPSLNSRTQLQTHAARLLHVQTDRLLELPANLSVIHLGKPNDRIPPDIDVSGFPNSEIVSRIHADIRVEGDIYYIEDVGSSNGTYVNNTPLPPGNRHRLRSGDRIALGKGDKVTFLFQMT
- a CDS encoding stage II sporulation protein M, which translates into the protein MNIQRWIARREASWQQLTALLQQVEKRGLKSLNADEVRTLASLYRSIAADLARARTYQAGNQIVQHLQTLTTRSYSQIYQGSRRQEWRSILAFYRWGFPAAVQQAKGYILLSVALLVGAAGVSGWLAWHDLTFLALVVPADLISQVRDRQELWTGSIVGVEPFASTSIMINNIQVSFAAVAGGIFAGLGTVYLLLMNGILLGAIGALVGQYRLAYPFWAFVFPHGALELPAIFLAAAAGLLIARAILFPGQYRRVDALKQYGQQAAQLLFGVVPMLIIAGTIEGFFSPNPAIPDLLKYVVGTGLFSLLLVYLNRRQ
- a CDS encoding replication restart DNA helicase PriA, yielding MQSFQIICCPNCGKPGERHYIKNLIQTQCDICDYLLITCSATGNVVEAYAPGIAVRS
- a CDS encoding type II toxin-antitoxin system PemK/MazF family toxin, yielding MTQPKLTVKRNDVVLVLFPNSNLTTAKTRPALIVQADDLQTGLPQVIVTMITSQMGRAGHPSRVTVLLSSTKGQQSGLLTDSVVMTDNLATITLSAIQRVISSLPAADVDEALRQTLGL
- the pgl gene encoding 6-phosphogluconolactonase; amino-acid sequence: MDKHIEVLSDTNALIQRSLQIVLEQFQVAIAERGVASIALSGGSTPKPLYEAIAAQDLPWDKIQVFWGDERYVPHDHPDSNTGMAKQAWLDRVPIPDAHIHPMPTDETDPTIAAQRYERDLRGLFQLQPGEIPTLDVVLLGMGDDGHTASLFPHTEALQVCDRLVTVGNKDGQPRITFTVPIINQARCILFVVAGASKQTALKQVFAPEGDSTTYPSRLIQPQDKGTLWWLLDQAAAEGVVVPR
- a CDS encoding FHA domain-containing protein; protein product: MITLSLLHPVKQIPVQVWTFPNESVIRIGRSNDNQVILYSAVVSRHHVELRRSGSTWEMINLGTNGTYLDGKRVTQVPLTDGAVIRLARSGPNIQIRMGEAALQELSDNPLAARSLNQRPDVPLVSTEVTGQYSSESEAEDQPPKDLLSAPPPPQNQALFLSPSRPMQNTSL
- the rlmN gene encoding 23S rRNA (adenine(2503)-C(2))-methyltransferase RlmN, encoding MSAAPLESLQADRTSDGVTRPLLGLSLPEMTAWMQQQGQPAYRGKQLYQWIYQQGARSIAEISVFPKQWRSTVADVPIGRSTIHFRSVAPDRTVKFLLKLSDGHIIEAVGIPTFKLTDAQAIDRLTVCVSSQVGCPMACDFCATGKGGFLRNLESHEIVDQVLTVQEDFQHRVSNIVFMGMGEPLLNSENVLQAVRSLNQDVGIGQRGITISTVGIPGRIRRFAEHQLQVTMAVSLHASNQATREKLIPSARQYPLEALLDECRDYVQITGRRVTFEYILLAGLNDCPEHAIELAHHLRGFQSHVNLIPYNPISEVDYQRPDERRIQAFVKALKANHIAVSVRYSRGLEADAACGQLRASKVTQPVA
- a CDS encoding cysteine desulfurase family protein encodes the protein MQIYLDYSATTPTRPEAIGLMQQILTEQWGNPSSLHHWGQRAAVVMEQARMQVAELLGALPESIVFTSGGTESDNLALMGVARRYRLPQHIIISSIEHSAVSEPVRWLESQGWQVTRLPVNAQGRVNPDDLQAALQPNTVLVSIIYGQSEVGTLQPIEALGQLVRAHGALFHTDAVQVAGRLPINVKQLPVDLLSVSSHKLYGPQGAGALYVRPGVELVPLLAGGGQEFRLRSGTQAVPLIAGFGIAAELAAQEMGTEAARLIQLRDRLFDHLAAVSDLVPTGDRLHRLPHHVSFYLPATDGETLSGKAIVRQMNLAGIAISSGSACNSGKLVPSPVLLATGLSDRAAKSGIRLTLGRDTTEADIDWTAMVLKQILQRLMPKAALSVG
- a CDS encoding spermidine/putrescine ABC transporter substrate-binding protein — translated: MKLQREAGRSLQQNPTRRRFLQFSAATLSTIALSNCARSSLERSSSQQQSPKAGDSKTLSLYTWADYSNNDLYQRFESKTGIKVIADVYESNEVMLAKMQAGGGKQYSIVYPSDYMVRQMTGLNLLTPIDHSRLQGLDRLMKRWQNPVYDPGNAHSVPYGWGTTGILYNSKVISSEPKDLNFFWENQQALAGKITLLDDVRETMGAALKSLNYSYNSTNPTEIEAAYKKLLALKPTLAAFKSYGWEDQLIAGDLAACMSYSTLGNLLPKENPQLTFVIPQSGTSVWTDTLAIPNSAPNLEAAYAWINFLLEPESGVFGMEQMNVTTPNQATFDALPAAIKSNPKVFPTDTILAKSEAVTLVGDTIELYDKYWNQLKSA
- a CDS encoding HpsJ family protein — translated: MASRALKTAGVVITLAALLDIFILPVPYQVMDRQWQINFATQMVDRGIVPLVGIALFLTAYWVDSLSGVATDRKRPWQDPRFWACVLSSILGLMFLLVFPLHLNNVRLGNTEVIGKLDEQATQAQTQLDTRLQAEVQSQRQQITQLLGATDEQLSQLVQAGRLTQEQSDLVRKFKADPKSLDTFIKQREDELRNRLQTQLGTQKEQQQSNIKNEALKSGLRVGISSLLLAIGFIVIGWSGLRNLSRL